A genomic segment from Acyrthosiphon pisum isolate AL4f chromosome A3, pea_aphid_22Mar2018_4r6ur, whole genome shotgun sequence encodes:
- the LOC100159528 gene encoding 39S ribosomal protein L9, mitochondrial — MDGILRNFSKLLSVQSPIHQFNRTLIILKRRHPVQLQKKNSKHKPILKGRHFVYDIVENPERMKKEKIDVILTQYVEGLGHQGELVSVRPTYAYDQLILPKLAIYASPDNLEHMKNNLYQTKDEEKPSSIHALQTAKYLKKMVVSVSMNKDEPWTIEPWHIRVSLRKMNVHVLSDDSIELPEHPISGPDFTLEGKSFVVYITINKKEKVPVECNLHHWSTKLADRLPRTKFFTRTPISILPEQTELLMSMRGNINNN, encoded by the exons ATGGATGGAATACTCAGAAATTTTTCTAAATTGCTTTCGGTGCAAAGCCCAATTCATCAGTTCAACAGG ACTTTAATCATACTTAAACGGCGCCATCCTGTTCAGTTACAAAAGAAGAATTCCAAACATAAGCCTATTTTGAAAGGAAGACATTTTGTCTATGATATTGTGGAAAATCCAGAAagaatgaaaaaagaaaaaattgatgTAATACTAACTCAATATGTTGAAG gacTAGGGCATCAAGGTGAACTAGTAAGTGTTCGGCCAACCTATGCATATGATCAATTGATTCTGCCAAAATTAGCTATTTATGCTTCTCCTGATAATTTGGaacatatgaaaaataatttataccaaaCCAAAGATGAAGAGAAACCTAGTTCTATTCACGCTCttcaa actgcaaagtatttaaaaaaaatggttgttaGTGTAAGCATGAATAAAGATGAGCCTTGGACAATTGAACCTTGGCACATTAGAGTATCACTACGAAAAATGAATGTACACGTATTAAGTGATGATTCAATAGAATTGCCAGAACATCCAATTAGTGGACCTGATTTTACTTTAGAAGGAAAATCTTTTGTTGTGTATATTACT ATAAATAAGAAAGAAAAAGTCCCAGTGGAATGTAATCTTCATCATTGGAGTACTAAACTTGCTGATCGATTACCTCGAACAAAATTCTTTACTAGAACACCAATATCCATTCTTCCTGAGCAGACTGAACTTTTAATGTCAATGAgaggaaatataaataataattaa
- the LOC100166361 gene encoding single-minded homolog 2 isoform X1: MCRENILSPAVGTMCQDLKMKTKRKCYRKSPLSMPKEMRERSRNAARTRRENENAEFLELAKLLPLPAAITSQLDKASVIRLTTSYLKMRHVFPNGLGDAWGAATPANHAKEACIKELGSYLLQVNILKSLDGFIFVVGGDGKIMYISETASVHLGLSQVELTGNSIFEYIHQADHDEMISVLSPPLPQNLPAENMMMNSTVFELPRVFFLRMKCVLAKRNAGLTTGGYKVIHCSGYLKVRQYPAGMPGVETVGLVAVGHSLPPHAITEIKLHSNMFMFRASLDLKLIFLDARVSQLTGYEPQDLIEKTLYHYIHGNDIHNMKLSHHTLLLKGQVTTKYYRLLAKDGGWVWVQSYATIVHNSRSSRPHCIVSVNYVLSESEMKDVCLSVRNSGCATSQNGNEDAAIQNKPSKAQQSQRQSNQNHRYHRPPVVTDEEYSDSSGGLYNDYVSSNSEPQSLVNGPVSGGGGDGTGHHQPPHLNMMPATNMYTVDEYNITYPEFFYPYDQTTCARPFSSASSCSSSNESDRMQLAHQAGVGGYTPPAAMLMSASGHHDDHHAAAAYQALTPIGASVPVTVVGHHHGVIVDNQHYTAVNEYVH, encoded by the exons ATGTGCCGGGAAAACATTTTGTCACCGGCAGTCGGGACTATGTGccaagatttgaaaatgaaaaccAAAAGGAAATGTTACAGGAAATCCCCGTTGTCGATGCCCAAAG AGATGAGAGAGAGGAGCAGAAATGCGGCAAGGACACGTAGGGAGAACGAGAATGCCGAATTCCTAGAGTTGGCCAAACTCTTGCCATTACCAGCTGCCATTACTAGCCAATTAGATAAAGCTTCAGTCATTCGGTTGACCACTAGCTACTTAAAAATGAGACACGTCTTCCCTAACG GTTTGGGTGACGCTTGGGGTGCAGCGACTCCAGCAAACCATGCGAAAGAAGCTTGCATTAAAGAGCTTGGTTCGTATCTGCTacaggtaaatatattaaag agtctCGATGGTTTTATATTCGTCGTAGGCGGCGATGGTAAAATCATGTATATATCTGAAACAGCGTCCGTTCATTTGGGATTGTcacag GTGGAATTGACTGGTAAtagtatatttgaatatatccaTCAAGCTGATCACGATGAAATGATATCAGTGCTTAGTCCACCTCTTCCTCAAAATCTTCCAGCAGAGAACATGATGATGA attCAACCGTGTTTGAACTTCcacgtgtattttttttacgaatgaAATGTGTATTGGCAAAACGGAATGCAGGGCTTACGACAGGAGGATACAAG gtaatacactgTTCTGGTTACTTAAAAGTGAGACAATATCCAGCCGGAATGCCCGGGGTAGAAACCGTTGGCCTAGTAGCAGTTGGTCATTCGTTACCTCCACATGCTATCACAGAGATTAAATTGCACTCAAATATGTTTATGTTTCGAGCGAGTTTGGATTTGAAGCTCATATTTCTAGATGCCAG aGTATCTCAGCTGACAGGATACGAACCTCAGGATTTGATCGAAAAGACACTCTATCATTACATACACGGCAACGATATCCATAACATGAAACTCTCGCATCACACAC TGTTATTGAAAGGCCAAGTCACCACGAAATACTACAGGCTGTTGGCCAAAGATGGTGGTTGGGTGTGGGTTCAAAGTTACGCCACTATAGTTCATAATAGTAGATCTTCAAGGCCTCATTGTATAGTTAGCGTAAATTACGTACTGAG CGAGTCAGAAATGAAAGACGTCTGCTTGTCCGTGCGCAACAGCGGCTGCGCGACGTCACAGAACGGCAATGAAGACGCTGCAATTCAAAACAAACCCAGCAAAGCGCAACAAAGCCAAAGGCAATCGAACCAAAATCACAGGTACCACAGGCCACCGGTGGTCACCGACGAAGAGTACAGTGATTCCAGTGGCGGACTTTACAATGACTACGTGAGCAGTAACAGC GAACCGCAATCGCTGGTCAACGGCCCTGTCAGCGGTGGCGGCGGTGACGGCACAGGCCACCACCAACCGCCTCACCTGAACATGATGCCGGCGACCAACATGTACACGGTCGATGAGTATAATATCACCTATCCAGAGTTTTTCTACCCGTACGACCAGACTACTTGCGCGCGGCCGTTCAGCTCTGCCTCCAGCTGCTCCAGTTCGAACGAGAGCGACCGGATGCAGCTTGCACATCAGGCCGGTGTCGGTGGATACACGCCACCCGCGGCTATGCTCATGAGCGCCAGTGGCCACCACGACGACCATCACGCCGCGGCCGCGTACCAGGCGTTAACGCCAATCGGCGCCTCCGTGCCTGTGACGGTCGTCGGTCACCACCACGGTGTCATCGTCGACAACCAACACTACACCGCCGTCAACGAGTACGTCCACTGA
- the LOC100166361 gene encoding single-minded homolog 2 isoform X2, translating into MCRENILSPAVGTMCQDLKMKTKRKCYRKSPLSMPKEMRERSRNAARTRRENENAEFLELAKLLPLPAAITSQLDKASVIRLTTSYLKMRHVFPNGLGDAWGAATPANHAKEACIKELGSYLLQSLDGFIFVVGGDGKIMYISETASVHLGLSQVELTGNSIFEYIHQADHDEMISVLSPPLPQNLPAENMMMNSTVFELPRVFFLRMKCVLAKRNAGLTTGGYKVIHCSGYLKVRQYPAGMPGVETVGLVAVGHSLPPHAITEIKLHSNMFMFRASLDLKLIFLDARVSQLTGYEPQDLIEKTLYHYIHGNDIHNMKLSHHTLLLKGQVTTKYYRLLAKDGGWVWVQSYATIVHNSRSSRPHCIVSVNYVLSESEMKDVCLSVRNSGCATSQNGNEDAAIQNKPSKAQQSQRQSNQNHRYHRPPVVTDEEYSDSSGGLYNDYVSSNSEPQSLVNGPVSGGGGDGTGHHQPPHLNMMPATNMYTVDEYNITYPEFFYPYDQTTCARPFSSASSCSSSNESDRMQLAHQAGVGGYTPPAAMLMSASGHHDDHHAAAAYQALTPIGASVPVTVVGHHHGVIVDNQHYTAVNEYVH; encoded by the exons ATGTGCCGGGAAAACATTTTGTCACCGGCAGTCGGGACTATGTGccaagatttgaaaatgaaaaccAAAAGGAAATGTTACAGGAAATCCCCGTTGTCGATGCCCAAAG AGATGAGAGAGAGGAGCAGAAATGCGGCAAGGACACGTAGGGAGAACGAGAATGCCGAATTCCTAGAGTTGGCCAAACTCTTGCCATTACCAGCTGCCATTACTAGCCAATTAGATAAAGCTTCAGTCATTCGGTTGACCACTAGCTACTTAAAAATGAGACACGTCTTCCCTAACG GTTTGGGTGACGCTTGGGGTGCAGCGACTCCAGCAAACCATGCGAAAGAAGCTTGCATTAAAGAGCTTGGTTCGTATCTGCTacag agtctCGATGGTTTTATATTCGTCGTAGGCGGCGATGGTAAAATCATGTATATATCTGAAACAGCGTCCGTTCATTTGGGATTGTcacag GTGGAATTGACTGGTAAtagtatatttgaatatatccaTCAAGCTGATCACGATGAAATGATATCAGTGCTTAGTCCACCTCTTCCTCAAAATCTTCCAGCAGAGAACATGATGATGA attCAACCGTGTTTGAACTTCcacgtgtattttttttacgaatgaAATGTGTATTGGCAAAACGGAATGCAGGGCTTACGACAGGAGGATACAAG gtaatacactgTTCTGGTTACTTAAAAGTGAGACAATATCCAGCCGGAATGCCCGGGGTAGAAACCGTTGGCCTAGTAGCAGTTGGTCATTCGTTACCTCCACATGCTATCACAGAGATTAAATTGCACTCAAATATGTTTATGTTTCGAGCGAGTTTGGATTTGAAGCTCATATTTCTAGATGCCAG aGTATCTCAGCTGACAGGATACGAACCTCAGGATTTGATCGAAAAGACACTCTATCATTACATACACGGCAACGATATCCATAACATGAAACTCTCGCATCACACAC TGTTATTGAAAGGCCAAGTCACCACGAAATACTACAGGCTGTTGGCCAAAGATGGTGGTTGGGTGTGGGTTCAAAGTTACGCCACTATAGTTCATAATAGTAGATCTTCAAGGCCTCATTGTATAGTTAGCGTAAATTACGTACTGAG CGAGTCAGAAATGAAAGACGTCTGCTTGTCCGTGCGCAACAGCGGCTGCGCGACGTCACAGAACGGCAATGAAGACGCTGCAATTCAAAACAAACCCAGCAAAGCGCAACAAAGCCAAAGGCAATCGAACCAAAATCACAGGTACCACAGGCCACCGGTGGTCACCGACGAAGAGTACAGTGATTCCAGTGGCGGACTTTACAATGACTACGTGAGCAGTAACAGC GAACCGCAATCGCTGGTCAACGGCCCTGTCAGCGGTGGCGGCGGTGACGGCACAGGCCACCACCAACCGCCTCACCTGAACATGATGCCGGCGACCAACATGTACACGGTCGATGAGTATAATATCACCTATCCAGAGTTTTTCTACCCGTACGACCAGACTACTTGCGCGCGGCCGTTCAGCTCTGCCTCCAGCTGCTCCAGTTCGAACGAGAGCGACCGGATGCAGCTTGCACATCAGGCCGGTGTCGGTGGATACACGCCACCCGCGGCTATGCTCATGAGCGCCAGTGGCCACCACGACGACCATCACGCCGCGGCCGCGTACCAGGCGTTAACGCCAATCGGCGCCTCCGTGCCTGTGACGGTCGTCGGTCACCACCACGGTGTCATCGTCGACAACCAACACTACACCGCCGTCAACGAGTACGTCCACTGA